One Nonomuraea angiospora DNA segment encodes these proteins:
- a CDS encoding cell division protein SepF, protein MGAVRKVVSYLGLSGVDHYDEGYDDDEQYEDEYVPATERAARRWRANVDSSRIVMVQPLKYNDAPLIGQHFRDGQTVIMDVSGMAMPEATRMVDFAAGLAYGCEGRIERIADRVFLLAPAHVEIETT, encoded by the coding sequence ATGGGGGCAGTGCGCAAGGTGGTGAGCTACCTTGGCCTGAGCGGGGTCGATCACTACGACGAAGGCTATGACGACGACGAGCAGTACGAGGACGAGTACGTCCCCGCGACCGAGCGGGCCGCCAGGCGGTGGCGCGCCAACGTCGACTCGTCGCGAATCGTGATGGTCCAGCCGCTCAAGTACAACGACGCGCCGTTGATCGGCCAGCACTTCCGTGACGGGCAGACGGTAATCATGGACGTCTCGGGCATGGCGATGCCCGAGGCGACGAGGATGGTCGACTTCGCCGCCGGGCTGGCCTATGGGTGCGAAGGGCGGATCGAGCGCATCGCCGACCGCGTCTTCCTGCTCGCGCCGGCGCACGTGGAGATCGAGACCACCTGA
- a CDS encoding S9 family peptidase, protein MSSNTPPVAKKVPTERTHHGDTVIDEYAWLSNKEDPDTTAYLEAENEFLKQQTAHLSDLQEQVFQEIKGRTQETDLSVASRKGSWWYFSRTSEGKQYAVSCRVPADSDAPPEITPGATLEREEVILDGNELAGDSPFFSIGTSSVSPDGTMLAYSTDFKGDERFTLKFKNLETGELLPDEITDIFYGGAWSADGSTFFYTRVDDAWRPFQVYRHTLGTEEDVLVYEESDERYWVGIGLTRSEKYLVLGAGSKITSEVRILDATDPAGEFTVVRPRKTGVEYGVEHAGDFFYVLHNENAENFELATAPIDDPGTWTPLIAHRDDTRLLEIDAFSDHAVAHFRRDGLTGLRVLPYPGDVQDWRERIEAAERNAYEIDFPEPLYDVGPAGNPEFTTTRLRLAYTSMVTPPSVYDYELDTHELILLKQRPVLGGYDPADYEQFREWATAEDGTRIPVSIVKRKDSARPAPTVLYGYGSYETSIDPGFSVPRLSLLDRGFVFAVAHIRGGGEMGRRWYEDGKLTRKRNTFTDFVAVARHLKATGWSERIIARGGSAGGLLMGAVANLAPEEFAGVVAEVPFVDALNTILDPSLPLTVIEWDEWGDPLHNPDVYAYMKSYTPYENVDGRAYPPILAITSLNDTRVLYHEPAKWIARLRATADGGPFLLKTEMGAGHGGRSGRYDAWREEAFALSWIIERGTA, encoded by the coding sequence GTGAGCAGTAACACGCCGCCAGTGGCGAAGAAGGTTCCGACTGAGCGCACCCACCACGGTGACACCGTCATCGACGAGTACGCCTGGCTGAGCAACAAGGAAGATCCCGATACCACCGCCTATCTGGAGGCGGAGAACGAGTTTCTCAAACAGCAGACCGCTCACCTCTCCGATCTCCAGGAGCAGGTGTTCCAGGAGATCAAGGGCCGCACGCAGGAAACCGACCTCTCGGTGGCCAGCCGCAAGGGCTCCTGGTGGTACTTCTCGCGCACCTCTGAAGGCAAGCAGTACGCCGTCTCCTGCCGCGTCCCGGCCGACAGCGACGCGCCCCCGGAGATCACCCCGGGTGCCACTCTCGAACGCGAGGAGGTGATTCTCGACGGCAACGAGCTCGCCGGCGACAGCCCGTTCTTCTCGATCGGCACCAGCTCCGTCTCGCCCGACGGCACGATGCTGGCCTATTCGACCGACTTCAAGGGCGACGAGCGATTCACGCTGAAGTTCAAGAACCTCGAAACCGGCGAACTCCTCCCCGACGAGATCACCGACATCTTCTACGGCGGCGCCTGGTCGGCCGACGGCTCGACGTTCTTCTACACGCGCGTGGACGACGCCTGGCGCCCGTTCCAGGTCTACCGGCACACCCTCGGCACCGAAGAGGACGTGCTGGTCTACGAGGAGTCCGACGAGCGTTACTGGGTCGGCATCGGCCTGACGCGCAGCGAGAAATACCTCGTGCTCGGCGCGGGCAGCAAGATCACCAGCGAGGTGCGCATTCTCGACGCCACCGACCCCGCCGGTGAGTTCACGGTCGTGCGCCCCAGGAAGACCGGCGTCGAATACGGCGTCGAGCACGCGGGCGACTTCTTCTACGTGCTCCACAACGAGAACGCCGAGAACTTCGAGCTGGCCACCGCCCCGATCGACGACCCCGGCACCTGGACGCCGCTGATCGCCCACCGGGACGACACCAGGCTCCTGGAGATCGACGCCTTCTCCGACCACGCCGTGGCGCACTTCCGCCGCGACGGGCTGACCGGCCTGCGCGTGCTGCCGTACCCGGGCGACGTCCAGGACTGGCGCGAGCGGATCGAGGCCGCCGAGCGGAACGCGTACGAGATCGACTTCCCCGAGCCGCTCTACGACGTCGGCCCCGCGGGCAACCCCGAGTTCACCACGACGCGGCTCCGGCTGGCCTACACGAGCATGGTCACCCCGCCCAGCGTGTACGACTACGAGCTCGACACGCACGAGCTGATCCTGCTCAAGCAGCGCCCGGTGCTGGGCGGCTACGACCCGGCCGACTACGAGCAGTTCCGCGAGTGGGCCACGGCCGAGGACGGCACACGGATCCCGGTGTCCATCGTGAAGCGCAAGGACTCCGCCAGGCCCGCGCCGACCGTCCTGTACGGCTACGGCAGCTACGAGACCTCCATCGACCCCGGCTTCTCGGTCCCGAGGCTCTCGCTGCTCGACCGCGGGTTCGTCTTCGCGGTCGCGCACATCAGGGGCGGCGGTGAGATGGGCCGCCGCTGGTACGAGGACGGCAAGCTCACCAGGAAGCGCAACACGTTCACCGACTTCGTGGCCGTGGCCAGGCACCTGAAGGCGACCGGCTGGAGCGAGCGGATCATCGCCAGGGGCGGCTCGGCCGGCGGCCTGCTGATGGGCGCGGTCGCGAACCTGGCGCCGGAGGAGTTCGCGGGCGTGGTGGCCGAGGTGCCGTTCGTGGACGCCCTGAACACCATCCTGGACCCGTCGCTCCCGCTCACCGTGATCGAATGGGACGAGTGGGGCGACCCGCTGCACAACCCCGACGTCTACGCCTACATGAAGAGCTACACCCCGTACGAGAACGTGGACGGCCGCGCGTACCCGCCGATTCTCGCCATCACCAGCCTGAACGACACCCGCGTCCTCTACCACGAGCCCGCGAAGTGGATCGCCCGGCTGCGGGCGACGGCCGACGGCGGGCCGTTCCTGCTCAAGACGGAGATGGGCGCCGGGCACGGCGGCCGCAGCGGGCGCTACGACGCCTGGCGCGAGGAGGCCTTCGCGCTCTCCTGGATCATCGAGAGGGGCACCGCATGA
- the mgrA gene encoding L-glyceraldehyde 3-phosphate reductase — MTYQADDRRYERQPYNRSGRSGLKLPAVSLGLWHNFGDTRPIENSRAILRRAFDLGVTHFDLANNYGVPYGSAETNFGRILREDFTPYRDELIISTKAGYDMWPGPYGEWGSRKYVLASLDQSLRRMGLEYVDIFYSHRPDPQTPLEETMGALDRAVRSGKALYAGISNYSAEQTAQAARIMRELGTPLLIHQPSYSMINRWIEDGLLDAVEEAGMGCIVFSPLAQGLLTDRYLDGVPADSRAATSRFLSADRIDLDLARGLNEIAGGRGQTLAQMALSWTLRDPRVTSVLIGASSVKQLEDNVACVDGPAFTEDELAAIDKITESYTSR; from the coding sequence ATGACCTATCAGGCCGACGACCGGCGCTACGAGCGGCAGCCGTACAACCGCAGCGGCCGCAGCGGGCTGAAGCTGCCCGCGGTCTCCCTGGGCCTGTGGCACAACTTCGGCGACACCCGCCCGATCGAGAACTCGCGGGCGATCCTGCGGCGCGCGTTCGACCTCGGGGTGACGCACTTCGACCTGGCCAACAACTACGGTGTCCCGTACGGCTCTGCGGAGACGAACTTCGGCCGCATCCTGCGCGAGGACTTCACCCCGTACCGGGACGAGCTGATCATCTCCACCAAGGCCGGCTACGACATGTGGCCGGGCCCGTACGGCGAGTGGGGCTCGCGCAAGTACGTCCTGGCCAGCCTCGACCAGTCGCTGCGTCGCATGGGGCTGGAGTACGTCGACATCTTCTACAGCCACCGCCCCGACCCGCAGACGCCGCTGGAGGAGACCATGGGGGCGCTCGACCGGGCCGTGCGCTCGGGCAAGGCGCTCTACGCGGGCATCTCCAACTACTCGGCCGAGCAGACCGCCCAGGCCGCGCGGATCATGCGCGAGCTGGGCACGCCGCTGCTCATCCACCAGCCGTCCTACTCGATGATCAACCGGTGGATCGAGGACGGGCTGCTCGACGCGGTGGAGGAGGCGGGCATGGGCTGCATCGTGTTCTCGCCGCTGGCGCAGGGCCTGCTGACCGACCGCTATCTCGACGGCGTGCCGGCGGACTCGCGGGCGGCGACGAGCAGGTTCCTCAGCGCCGACCGGATCGACCTCGACCTGGCCCGCGGGCTCAACGAGATCGCCGGGGGCCGCGGGCAGACGCTGGCCCAGATGGCGCTGTCGTGGACGCTCAGGGACCCGCGGGTGACGAGCGTGCTCATCGGGGCGAGCAGCGTGAAACAGCTCGAGGACAACGTGGCGTGCGTGGACGGCCCCGCCTTCACGGAGGACGAGCTGGCGGCCATCGACAAGATCACCGAAAGTTACACGAGCCGCTGA
- a CDS encoding lysylphosphatidylglycerol synthase transmembrane domain-containing protein: MGESRAESDVYVVEPLLPQRLRRPSDLLRFFSTLIVLAAVVLLALVAKQTLIGLEADVKEGAQLVPLLSRIAAFLGGAAVLIVPAAFAVERVFHRDGLRVAEGLIAAIIGMAGSFLLGQWLVAGNAEDLRVLLTGDRTIEPVNTLLTSVVAYATAVRISRRPTWRMLMWTTIALYILAFFSGRQITIPSAIVTVLVGMVIGYATLYGVGSPNTRPAGSAVVAALRKLSFAVVSARRIEDDHQGSRRYAIGLKDGTSLDVTVLDRDRQVAGLPYRLWRRIRLNSETRRRAIRSLRAELEREALMAYAAQAAGASTPRLLGTSEIGTEAAMLAYEHIETRPLDEVPDEQIDDELLAQIWEQVELLQIQRLAHRRLTGDSIHLDRAGRVVLTDARSGEIAAGDLLLRLDIAQLLTYLALRVGPERSVRTAAAVMGPDTLAAAMPLLQRIALTRETRSALSKNKHLLAGLREHIVALKPQGKVEEVRLERFKPRTLITIIASTLAAYIVLSQLSRVDIYRVVTTANWAWSGVALVASFVSFVAAALMLRGFVPEPLPLWRTVLVQFASSFVKLVAPAAVGGVAINTRYLQKRGIPPASAVASVGASQLIMLVFHIALLLLFAYITGSTTTTSFTPSRGLVVVLLAVAVLVVVVLGVPPLRRLVTSRMRKLFSNVLPRLLDVLQSPRKMVEACTGTLMITLAFVLCLDACVAAFGGSLSFTAVAVVYLTANAIGSAAPTPGGLGAVELALAGGLTVAGVPAELATSAVLLHRLLTFWLPVLPGWAAFTYLQRHEAL; this comes from the coding sequence GTGGGTGAGTCACGCGCGGAAAGCGACGTCTACGTTGTAGAGCCGCTGCTGCCGCAGCGCCTTCGCCGCCCCTCCGACCTGCTGCGCTTCTTCAGCACGCTCATCGTGCTCGCCGCGGTCGTCCTGCTCGCGCTGGTCGCCAAGCAGACGCTCATCGGCCTGGAGGCCGACGTCAAGGAGGGCGCGCAGCTCGTACCGCTGCTCAGCAGGATCGCCGCGTTCCTCGGTGGCGCGGCCGTGCTCATCGTGCCCGCGGCGTTCGCCGTCGAGCGGGTCTTCCACCGCGACGGGCTGCGCGTCGCCGAAGGGCTGATCGCCGCGATCATCGGCATGGCCGGGTCGTTCCTGCTCGGGCAGTGGCTGGTCGCCGGCAACGCCGAAGACCTGCGCGTGCTGCTGACCGGCGACCGGACGATCGAGCCGGTGAACACGCTGCTCACCTCGGTCGTCGCGTACGCCACCGCCGTCCGCATCTCGCGCCGGCCCACCTGGCGCATGCTGATGTGGACCACGATCGCCCTCTACATCCTCGCCTTCTTCTCCGGCCGGCAGATCACGATCCCGAGCGCCATCGTCACGGTGCTGGTCGGCATGGTCATCGGCTACGCCACCCTCTACGGCGTCGGCAGCCCCAACACCAGGCCGGCCGGCAGCGCCGTGGTGGCCGCGCTGCGCAAGCTGTCGTTCGCGGTGGTCTCGGCCCGCCGCATCGAGGACGACCACCAGGGCAGCCGCCGCTACGCCATCGGCCTCAAGGACGGCACCAGCCTCGACGTCACCGTGCTCGACCGCGACCGGCAGGTGGCCGGGCTGCCGTACCGGCTGTGGCGGCGCATCCGGCTCAACTCCGAGACCAGGCGCAGGGCCATCAGGTCGCTCCGGGCGGAGCTGGAGCGCGAGGCGCTCATGGCGTACGCGGCCCAGGCGGCCGGCGCCAGCACCCCCAGGCTGCTCGGCACCAGCGAGATCGGCACCGAGGCCGCGATGCTCGCCTACGAGCACATCGAGACGCGCCCCCTCGACGAGGTGCCCGACGAGCAGATCGACGACGAGCTGCTCGCCCAGATCTGGGAGCAGGTGGAGCTGCTGCAGATCCAGCGCCTGGCCCATCGGCGGCTGACCGGCGACAGCATCCACCTCGACCGGGCGGGCCGCGTCGTGCTGACCGACGCCCGCAGCGGCGAGATCGCCGCCGGCGACCTGCTGCTCAGGCTCGACATCGCCCAGCTGCTCACCTACCTGGCGCTGCGCGTCGGCCCCGAGCGCTCCGTGCGGACGGCGGCGGCCGTCATGGGGCCCGACACGCTGGCCGCCGCCATGCCGCTGCTCCAGCGCATCGCGCTGACCAGGGAGACCCGTTCGGCCCTGTCGAAGAACAAGCACCTGCTGGCCGGCCTCCGCGAGCACATCGTCGCGCTCAAGCCGCAGGGCAAGGTCGAGGAAGTACGCCTCGAACGCTTCAAACCCCGCACCCTGATCACGATCATCGCCAGCACGCTGGCCGCGTACATCGTGCTCTCCCAGCTCAGCCGGGTCGACATCTACCGGGTGGTCACCACGGCCAACTGGGCCTGGTCCGGGGTGGCGCTGGTCGCGTCGTTCGTCAGCTTCGTGGCCGCGGCCCTGATGCTGCGGGGCTTCGTGCCCGAGCCGCTGCCGCTCTGGCGCACCGTGCTCGTGCAGTTCGCCTCGTCGTTCGTCAAGCTCGTCGCGCCCGCCGCCGTGGGCGGCGTCGCGATCAACACCCGCTACCTGCAGAAGCGCGGCATCCCGCCGGCCAGCGCGGTGGCCAGCGTGGGGGCCTCGCAGCTCATCATGCTGGTCTTCCACATCGCGCTGCTGCTGCTGTTCGCCTACATCACCGGCTCCACCACGACCACGTCGTTCACCCCGTCGCGCGGCCTCGTCGTGGTGCTGCTCGCGGTCGCGGTGCTGGTCGTGGTGGTGCTCGGCGTGCCGCCGCTGCGCAGGCTGGTGACCTCCAGGATGCGCAAGCTGTTCTCGAACGTGCTGCCGAGGCTGCTCGACGTGCTGCAGTCGCCGCGCAAGATGGTGGAGGCGTGCACGGGCACGCTCATGATCACCCTGGCGTTCGTGCTGTGCCTGGACGCCTGCGTGGCCGCGTTCGGCGGCTCGCTCAGCTTCACCGCCGTCGCGGTCGTCTACCTCACGGCCAACGCCATCGGCTCGGCCGCGCCCACACCGGGCGGTCTGGGCGCGGTCGAACTCGCGCTCGCGGGCGGCCTGACCGTGGCCGGCGTGCCCGCCGAGCTGGCCACCTCGGCCGTGCTGCTGCACCGGCTGCTCACGTTCTGGCTGCCGGTGCTGCCCGGCTGGGCCGCCTTCACCTACCTCCAGCGGCACGAAGCCCTGTGA
- a CDS encoding molybdopterin-containing oxidoreductase family protein has product MSGELRVLGACPLDCPDGCSWVVTVENGRAVKLRGNPDHPYTRGALCVKVNRYLEHTRADDRILYPMRRTGPKGSGQFERITWDEALDEISVRLRGIVAEHGGQAIWPYLGTGTLGYLQGCEGVAGRRFWNMLGASKHWLNICSAAGSSGLMRTNGTPGGMDPENFALAKLILLWGTNTLTSGHHLWKFIQDARAEGARVVAIDPIRTRTADQADEYLAIRPGTDAALALGLLNVVLAENAQDEEFLAEHTEGWEDFRQEILKYPVETVAEITGVPASAIHSLGMRLAHTRPTAIRATQGLQRHQGGGTALRTIASIPGVTGDWRHPGGGIAYSTSGHVHFDIDTRDDLLAGPVRTLVMTKLGSQLDDVKCLWVYAANPAGSSPDANAIRRQLAREDLFTVVMEQFPTDTVDYADIVLPATMQTEHPDLHAGYGHLYLLWNEPAEPPPGECLSTTETFRRLAAHMGMTEPSLFDSDLELAEQLLSSGHPSLEGITLDRLRKEGWVRMNYPAPFTPFAEGFPTRSGRLRFPPAGKAYTPSHTAGARGGGSPYPLALVTPAPHTFLNTTFGNNPELRRRAKDPVVLVNPADAAARGLVAGQRVRVHNDGGEFLADVEISDRVAAGVVASPKGRWPKLTPGGANPNAVVAERDGDMGRGPGFHDNLVEISPCAGP; this is encoded by the coding sequence ATGTCGGGTGAATTGAGGGTTCTAGGGGCGTGTCCGCTGGACTGCCCGGATGGCTGCTCCTGGGTGGTCACCGTCGAGAACGGCAGGGCCGTCAAACTGCGCGGCAACCCCGACCACCCGTACACCAGGGGCGCCCTGTGCGTGAAGGTCAACCGTTACCTTGAGCACACCCGGGCGGACGACCGCATCCTCTACCCCATGCGCCGCACCGGTCCCAAGGGCTCCGGCCAGTTCGAGCGCATCACGTGGGACGAGGCGCTCGACGAGATCTCGGTGCGGCTGCGCGGCATCGTGGCGGAGCACGGCGGGCAGGCCATCTGGCCGTACCTGGGCACCGGCACGCTCGGCTACCTGCAGGGCTGCGAGGGCGTGGCCGGGCGGCGGTTCTGGAACATGCTGGGCGCCTCCAAGCACTGGCTCAACATCTGCTCGGCGGCCGGCAGCAGCGGCCTGATGCGTACGAACGGCACCCCCGGCGGCATGGACCCCGAGAACTTCGCGCTGGCGAAGCTGATCCTGCTCTGGGGCACGAACACGCTGACCAGCGGCCACCACCTGTGGAAGTTCATCCAGGACGCGCGGGCGGAGGGCGCGCGCGTCGTCGCCATCGACCCGATCCGCACCAGGACGGCCGACCAGGCCGACGAGTACCTGGCGATCAGGCCGGGCACGGACGCGGCGCTCGCGCTCGGGCTGCTCAACGTCGTGCTGGCGGAGAACGCGCAGGATGAGGAGTTCCTGGCCGAGCACACCGAGGGCTGGGAGGACTTCCGCCAGGAGATCCTGAAATATCCGGTCGAGACTGTGGCTGAAATCACCGGCGTCCCCGCCTCCGCCATCCACAGCCTGGGGATGCGGCTGGCCCACACCCGCCCGACCGCCATCCGCGCCACGCAGGGCCTCCAGCGGCACCAGGGCGGCGGCACCGCGCTGCGCACGATCGCCTCGATCCCCGGCGTCACCGGCGACTGGCGCCACCCCGGCGGCGGCATCGCCTACTCCACCAGCGGCCACGTGCACTTCGACATCGACACCCGCGACGACCTGCTGGCCGGGCCCGTCCGCACCCTCGTCATGACCAAGCTGGGCTCACAGCTCGACGACGTGAAGTGCCTGTGGGTGTACGCGGCCAACCCGGCGGGCTCGAGCCCCGACGCCAACGCGATCAGGCGGCAGCTCGCCCGCGAGGACCTGTTCACGGTGGTCATGGAGCAGTTCCCGACCGATACCGTGGACTACGCCGACATCGTGCTCCCCGCGACCATGCAGACCGAGCACCCGGACCTGCACGCCGGGTACGGGCACCTCTACCTGCTCTGGAACGAGCCCGCCGAGCCCCCGCCCGGCGAGTGCCTGTCCACGACGGAGACGTTCCGGCGGCTGGCGGCGCACATGGGGATGACCGAGCCGTCGCTGTTCGACTCGGACCTGGAGCTGGCCGAGCAGCTGCTGTCGAGCGGGCACCCGTCCCTGGAGGGCATCACGCTGGACCGGCTGCGCAAGGAGGGCTGGGTGCGGATGAACTACCCCGCGCCCTTCACGCCGTTCGCCGAGGGCTTCCCGACGCGGTCGGGCAGGCTGCGCTTCCCGCCGGCGGGCAAGGCGTACACGCCGTCCCACACGGCCGGCGCGAGGGGCGGCGGCTCGCCGTACCCGCTGGCGCTGGTCACGCCCGCGCCGCACACGTTCCTCAACACGACCTTCGGCAACAACCCGGAGCTGCGCCGCCGCGCCAAGGACCCGGTGGTGCTGGTCAACCCGGCCGACGCGGCGGCCCGGGGGCTGGTGGCCGGTCAGCGGGTACGCGTGCACAACGACGGCGGCGAGTTCCTGGCGGACGTGGAGATCAGCGACCGCGTGGCGGCCGGGGTGGTGGCCTCGCCGAAGGGGCGCTGGCCGAAGCTGACCCCCGGCGGCGCCAACCCGAACGCGGTCGTGGCCGAGCGGGACGGGGACATGGGCAGGGGGCCGGGCTTCCACGACAACCTGGTCGAGATCAGCCCTTGTGCCGGTCCATGA